ACTCCGTCGTCGGTGACCGCCAGCAGGCGCGGAAGTCCGTCGAGGCCCTCTACGCGGGCTTCGAGATCACCCCGGACGTGCCGATCGTCAAGAACGTCCTGCGGGCTCTGGGCAACGCGGGAATGCTCGGCCACCCCGCCGTCCGCGACAGCTTCGCCCGGATCGGCTGGACCGTCTGACTCCCGCCCCGTCCCTGTCCCACCCGGCCAAGGAACACTTGAGGAAATACCGATGACATCCACGATTTCGCACCACACCGGCACCCGGATCGCCGACGACGCCAGGACCAAGGAGATCGCGGCGGAGATCGAGCAGCGGCTCCGCCGGGCGGACCAGCTCGTGCTGCCGCTCGACGAGACCCTGGACATCCTCGACCAGCTCCAGCAGTTCGAGCTCGGCCGTTTCCTGCTGCACAACCGGGGCCTCAACGGCTACTGGACCTCGTACATCTTCCGCAACACCCCGGCCGGCCCCACCACGCCGATGGAGCACTGGCTGCTCAACAACTCCCTGTTGTGCCAGGCCCGCGAGCGCTTCCACCGCTTCAAGGAGGAGATCGCCGGCTCCGTCACCGAAGGGGCGACCCTGGCGTCCGTGCCCTGCGGGGTGATGGACGACCTGCTGCAGCAGGACTACCGCGGCGTCGAGAAGTTCAGGCTCGTCGGCATCGACATCGACGAGGAGTCCATCGGCTACGCCCGGCAGAACGCGGCGGAGCACGGGCTGTCCGAGCACACCGCCTTCGAGGTGCGCGACGCCTGGAAGCTCGGTGTGGACGGCGAGTTCGATCTGATCGTCAGCAACGGTCTGAACATGTACGAGTCGGACCCGCAGCGGCTGACCGATCTGTACCGCAGCTTCCACCAGGCACTGCGCCCCGGCGGCCGGCTGCTGCTCAGCTTCCTCACCCCGCCGCCCCCGCCGCCGTGGGTGGCGCCCGAGCACGCCGCGGCCTGGGAGAAGTACGACATCCCCGAGGCGGACCTGCGCCGGGAGCTGTCCATCATGGGCGACATCGTCCAGGTGACCTATCTGAACTTCTCCAGCGAGGACGAGGTGCGCGGCCAGCTCGAAGCCGCCGGCTTCACCGTGCACGCGGTCCGCTACAACGACCACGGCGTCCTGCCCATCATCACCGCGGTCAAGTGACGTCCGCGGCCTGACGGGCCCTCGGGAGCCGGTGGCGGGAGGGGCCCGCCCGCGCGCTGCGGGCGGTCCTCGCGAGCACACCGGCCCCCGCCGGCCCCGCCATGCCGGCCCGCGAACACCGCACCACCCCCGAACTACGGCCTTGGAGCCCCACTTCTCATGATCACCGCCACCGGTCTCGAACTGCGCGCAGGCGCCCGCGTCCTCATCGAGTCGGCGTCCTTCCGCATCGCCAAGGGCGACCGCATCGGCCTGGTCGGTCGCAACGGCGCCGGCAAGACCACCCTCACCAAGGTCCTCTCCGGTGAAGGCATGCCCGCGGACGGCACCGTCACCCGCTCCGGCGACGTCGGCTACCTGCCGCAGGACCCGCGCACCGGCGACCTGGACATGCTGGCGCTCGACCGCGTGCTGTCCGCCCGCGGCCTGGACACCGTGCTCCGCTCGATCCGCGAGTGCCAGGAACGCATCGCCACCGGCCGGGGCGCGACGCGCGAGAAGGCGATGAAGAAGTACGAGCGGCTGGACACCGAGTTCCTCGCCCGGGGCGGCTACGCGGCCGAGGCCGAGGCGGCCACCATCGCCGCCAGCCTGGGCCTGCCCGACCGGATCATGGAGCAGCCGCTGCACACCCTCTCCGGCGGCCAGCGCCGCCGTGTGGAGCTGGCCCGCATCCTCTTCTCCGGCGCGGACATCCTCCTGCTGGACGAGCCGACGAACCACCTGGACGCGGACTCCATCCTGTGGTTGCGCGACTTCCTCAAGTCCTACCAGGGCGGCTTCGTCGTCATCTCGCACGACATCGACCTGGTCGAGACCGTGGTCAACAAGGTGTTCCACCTCGACGCCAACCGCGCTGCCGTCGATGTCTACAACATGGGCTGGAAGCAGTACCAGGCCCAGCGTGCCGCCGATGAGCGCCGCCGCAAGCGCGAGCGGGCCAACGCCGAGAAGAAGGCGGCCGCGCTCAGTTACCAGGCGAACAAGCTGCGCGCCGGCACCAAGGCGGTCGCCGCCCAGAACATGGCCCGCCGCGCCGAGAAGCTGCTGAGCGACCTGGAGCCCGAGCGCCGCTCCGACAAGGTCGCCAAGCTGCGCTTCCCCGAGCCCGCGCCCTGCGGCAAGACCCCGCTGATGGCGGAGGGCCTCTCCAAGTCCTACGGCTCGCTGGAGATCTTCACCGACGTCGACCTGGCCATCGACAAGGGCTCCCGCGTCGTCATCCTCGGCCTCAACGGCGCCGGCAAGACCACCCTGCTGCGCCTGCTCGCCGGTGTCGACAAGCCGGACACCGGGCAGGTCATCGAGGGCCACGGCCTCAAGCGCGGCTACTACGCCCAGGAGCACGAGACCCTCGACGGTGACCGCACCGTCCTGGAGAACATGCGCTCGGCGGCCCCCGGCATGGATCTGGTCGAGATCCGCAAGGTGCTCGGCTCGTTCCTCTTCTCCGGCGACGATGCCGACAAGCCGGCAGGCGTCCTCTCCGGCGGCGAGAAGACCCGGCTGGCCCTGGCCACCCTGGTCGTCTCCTCCGCCAACGTCCTGCTGCTCGACGAGCCCACCAACAACCTCGACCCCGCCAGCCGCGAGGAGATCCTCGGCGCCCTGCGCACCTACAAGGGCGCGGTCATCCTCGTCACCCACGACGAAGGGGCCGTCGAGGCCCTCCAGCCCGAACGCATCATCCTGCTCCCGGACGGCGTGGAGGACCTCTGGGGCGCGGACTACGCCGACCTCGTGGCTCTCGCATGACCTCGGGGCCCGTGGGCATCGCGCCTCCCGAACGGCTCGGCCGCACCCGTCTGCCGGACGGCCGCATGCTGGCCTGGGCGGAGTGGGGCCCGGCCGACGGGCTCCCGGTGCTGCTGTGCCCGGGCGGGGCCACGAGCCGGTGGCTGGGCTTCGGCGCGGACGCGGTGGACGCGCTGGGCGTCCGCCTGGTCTCGGTGGACCGCCCGGGTCTCGGCGCCTCCGACCCCGCCCCCGGGCGGACCCTGCACGACTGGCCCGACGACGTGCGCAGCCTCGCGGCGGCGCGCGGCCTCGACGGGCTGCGCGTGGTGGGGTATTCGCAAGGGGCGCCCTTCGCGCTCGCCTGCGCGGCGCGCGGCGTGGTGACGGGGGCGTCGATCGTCTCGGGCAGCGGCGAACCGGCCGCGCCGGAGCTGGCCGACGCCCTCGCACCCGGGGTGCGGAGCATGGTGGAGGCCGTGGCGGCCGATCCGTCGGCCGCCGAGGCCGCCTTCGCGGCCTCGGCCGACGCGGACGCGATGTGGGCCCTGGTGACGACCGGCTGCGCCGAACCCGACCGCGCGGTCTTCCGGCAGCCCGTCTTCGCGGCCGCGTACCGCCGGGCCATCACCGAGGGCTTCGCCCGGGGCCCGGCCGGCTACGCGCGGGACACCGTACTGACCATGGGGCGCTGGCCGTTCGACACGACGGCCATCACGACCCCGGTCGACCTCTGGTACGGCGAACAGGACACCAGCGTGTTCCACTCCCCCGGCCTGAGCACCGCCCTCGCCGACGCCCTCCCCACCGCGCGCCGCCATGTCGTCGCCGAGGCGGGCGGCATGCTGCTGTGGACCCATGCCGAGCCCATCCTGCGCTCACTGGTCACATGAAGAGCTCAAAGCAATCCTTATGGAGATGTGAACTACCCACCCTCTGCCTTATGGTGTGCGCAGGTCATGACGCACGAGGAGCGGGGACATGGGCGTGAGCACGGGCATGCGGACGATCGGGCTGATCGGTGGGATGAGCTGGGAGTCGACGGCGGAGTACTACCGGATCCTGAACGAGCGGACGCGGGAGCGGCTCGGCGGTCTGCACTCGGCCCGCTGCGTGCTCCACTCCGTGGACTTCGCGGAGATCGAGCAGTTGCAGGTCCAGGGCCGATGGGCGGAGGCCGGCGAGCTACTGGCCGCCGCCGCCCGGTCGTTGGAGGCGGCCGGCGCCGATCTACTGCTCATCTGCACCAACACCATGCACAAGGTCGCGGACTCCGTCGAGGCGGCGGTCTCGGTCCCGCTGCTGCACCTCGCGGACACCACCGCGGCCGCGGTCCGCGCCGCGGGGCTGCGCCGGGTGGGCTTGCTGGGGACCGCGTTCACCATGGAGCAGGACTTCTACCGGGGCCGTCTCGCGGCGGGCGGCCTCGACGTCCGCGTCCCGGACACCGAGGGACGCGCGCTCGTGCACCGGGTGATCTACGAGGAACTCTGCCTGGGCGTCGTCCGCGACGCGTCGCGTGCGGCCTACCGCCGGGTCGTCGAGGACCTCGTCGCCGAGGGCGCCGAGGGCATCATCCTGGGGTGCACCGAGATCGAGCTCCTCATCGGCCCCGAGGACAGCCCCGTCCCGGTCTTCCCCACCGCACGCCTGCACGCCGAGGCAGCGGTCGACGCGGCCCTGGCGCGGTGAGGACGGCCGGCCGCCGCGGCCGCGGCGGCCGGCGGACCGGGGACCGGACGCCCTTCCTCAGTCGTTGAGCAGCCGCCACGCGGTGAGGGCCAGCTCGGCACGTATCAGCCCGGCGGGCGCGGTGAGTTCGACGCCCAGCGTCCTTCCGATCTGTTCCAGCCGACGGGCGACGCTGCTGTGGTGCAGATGGAGCACGTCGGCGGCCCGGCGCAGGGAGCCGGTGGCGCAATAGGCGTCCAGAGTCTCCAGGTCTTCCGGGTTGGCGGCCATCCGGGCGATCGCGGCCACGTCGGCGTTGTCCCGCGCGACGTCCCGGGGGACCTCCGCGAGCAGTGCCAGCGCCCCCAGGCCGGCGTAGTGGACGACCGGCCGGCGTGGGGTGGTGAAGCGGAGGGCGGTGCGTGCTTCCCGCCACGACCGGTCGGGGCTTGCGGCGGCGCCGATGCCCGCGTGTACGCCTGCCGGCAACCGTGCCGGGTCGACGGTGGTGGCGAGGATGACGCCCACATCGGCGAGCGGTGCCGCCTTCACCGGGCGGCCCGGGCAGACCAGGCCGCCGAGCCGGTCGAGCGGCAGCCGCGACCGTACGGCGACGACATGGACCGGCAGGTCGGCGGCGAAGCCCAGGAGCCGTAGCGCCCGGGCTCTGGCCGCCTCGTCGCTGTCGGAGCTGATCACCAGCTCGAGGAGGGCGGGGTCGGCCATCGTGGTGCGGGCCGGGCCGTACCGCTCGACGACCGCCCCGGCGGCGAGGGCGAGCCGGTCCAGCAGCAGCTCGTCGAGGGGGCCGGGCGCGCCGGGGCGTTCGAGCCACACCGTGCCGATCTCCTCCTCGTCGAGGGTGATCGGCATCGTGGTGGACGCGGGTGGCTGCGGCGCGGACGTTTCCCTGCCGTCGGGCGCGATCCGGATCGCCCGCCCCGTGCTGTGGAGCCGGATCCCGGCCACGCACGCGGCCAGGCCCGCCGATGCCCGGGCGAGCGCCGGGAGATCCACCCGTCGGCGCATCAACGTGTCGTAGAACATGACGACACGGACCACGCCTTCCGCTTCCGAGTCCAATTGCGACAGCCGTACGGCCAGTGCCTCCATGCCAGGAGGATAGGGCCCTCCCCGGCAGGAGGGAGGCGCCGACCGGTGCGTGATCGGGGCGGGATGCCCGACGAACGTCGGCTGATCCGGACGGGCGACGACCGTCAGGATGACCGGCATGGATCCCGAACTCGAGGCATTTCTCCCGCTGCTCCCCCGAGAAGACATGAGCGACCCGGTCGCCGCACGCACGATGTACGCCGAGCTGGCCGCCACGAGGCCCGCGCCCGACACCACGGGCATGGAGATCGAGGACCGCACGGTGCCCGCCGATCCGGAGGTGCCGGTGCGGGTCTACCGCCCGCACGGGGCACAAGGTGCCGTCGTCTGGCTGCACGGCGGCGGACGGATCATGGGTGACCTCGACACCGAGCACCCGTGGGCCAGTCGGGTCGCGGCCCTCTCCGGGGCCGTGGTCGTGTCGGTGGAATACCGTCTGGCTCCCGAGCACCGGTTCCCGGCCGCCCTGGACGACGCCTACGCCGTGCTGGCCTGGACGGCCGAACACGCGGCCGAGCTCGGCGTCGACCCGGAGCGGATCGCGGTCGGCGGCCACAGTGCCGGCGGGAACCTTGCGGCCGCGGTGGCGTTGCGGGCCCGGGACCAGCACGGGCCGCCGATCCGCTTCCAACTGCTCAACGAGGCCTCCCTCGACGACCGGGAGGAGACCTGGTCACGTCGGAACTTCACCGACACGCCCTGGGCGACTCGCGACAACGTCGCCGCATCGTGGCGGCACTACCTGGGCTCCGCGCCCGCCACGCCGTACGCCGCCCCGTCCCGGGCCACCGACCTGTCCGGCCTGCCACCGGCCTACATCGCCACCGCGGAGCTCTGCCCGAACCGCGACGAAGACATCGCCTACGCGCTGCGCCTGCTGCAAGCGGGCGTGTCGGTCGAGCTGCACCAGTGGCCCGGCACGTTCCACGGCTCGCAGGCCATCCTGTCCGCCGACGTGTCGCAGCGGCAGATGACCGGGCTCGCCGCGGCCCTGCGCCGTGCCCTGGCCGGGTGAGGTGGCCGCGGCCGACCGGGCCGGCCGGCTCCCGGCCGCGACCCACCGGATCCGTCCGGAGCAGCCGGGAGACACGGAGGAAAGACCCCGAGTCGAGCCGGTCGGTACTCGCCGGCGTTCCGCTTCCGGTCGCTACGAGACCGTGAGTTCGGCGATGCCTGTGCGGGACTTGGCGGCGGCATCACCGCGCACCACCACTCGTACGTACCGAGCGGAGACGGGCGTGCCCGCGTCCGCGCCGGCAGGGGCATCGCGCCAGTGCCGTCCGTCGAGGGACAGCCGCACATCGAACGAGGCCGGTGCCGGACCGCTCCAGGTGGGGCGGACCTCGGTGACGCGCACGGGCTTGCCGAGGTCATTGGTGAGGCTGCCGCTCCGTCCGTCCGGAACCCAGGCCGTGGCCGGGTTGCCGTCGACAGCGGCGTCCGCGTACAGGCCGGGTTCCTCGGACGAGGCGGTGACGGTGGTACAGCGGGCCAGGTTGCCGGTGGGAGCGAGGTCGGGGCGGCGGGTCTGGAGAACGGCCGGAGCGGCCTTGGTGACCACCTTTGCGCCCTGCGGGGTGTCGAGGGTCATGGGCCGGCCGTCGGTGAGCCGGACAGTGGTGTGACGGGAGCCCAGCTCGATGTCGTAGGTGCGGCCCTGCCAGCGCAGACCGCGCAGGGTGACGCCGTCGCCGCTGAGTTGCGGGGGCAGCATCGGGTCGAGGTGGAGCCGGTCCTCGCGCATCCGCATGCCGGTCAGGCCGTTGGTGAAGATCTGCAGGAAGCCGCCCTTGCCGGTGAGGAAGTCGTGCGCGGGCGAGCCGGCCAGCGGGTCCTCGGCACCCGCCTTGTCGCCGCGGGCCTCCGAGAACTGGGCGAACGGGCCGCGGACGAACGGCCTGATGGAGCGTTGCAGATAGGTGTACGTCGAGCAGCCTGGCTCACCCGTCCCGGCGGCGGCGATGGCGTGGACCGAGTCCGTCATGGCGGGCCCGTCGGGGTCGGTCCGCTGGGCGTAGTAGTCGAGGGTGCGGGCCGCGGCGCCCTCCGGCATCCGCCACTCCAGGGGGTACATCAGCAGTACCGTGTCGGCCTGCTTTATTTTGCTGCCCCGGTAGCCGTCGTACTGCTGGAAGACCTTGCGTCGCGCGTCGTACGGGATCCTGATCCGGTCGGCGACCGCCGTCCACTCCCCCGGGGCGCGCTCGCCGAGCAGTCGCGCGGCGCGGGTGGCATGGCGCAGCGCGGTGACGGCGCCGGCGTTGGTGAAGACCGCGTCGTCGACGCCGTTGCTGTACTCGTCGGGGCCAGCGGTGTCCTTGATGGAGTAGCTGCCGTCCGCGTTGCGGTGGACGCGCCCGGCCCAGAACTCGGCTATGCCCTTCAGTACCGGCCAGCCGCGCTCGCGGAGCCAGTCGGTGTCGCCGGTGGCGAGGTAGTACTGCCACGTGGCGAGGGAGATGTCGGACTGGAGGTGGATCTGGGTGCGGCAGTGAGGCGGGTCCACACTGTGGCACTCCCGGGCCAGGTCGCCCTTGCTGCCGCTGTTCCACGGGTAGAAGAGCCCCTGGTAGCCGAGCTTGCGGGCGTTCTCCCGGGCGCCGGGGAGGGTCCGGTAGCGGTAATCGACGACTGTCCTGGCGAGTTCGGGTGCGGTGGCCAGCAGGGCCGGGTACATCCAGGTCTCGGCGTCCCAGAACACGAGACCCGCGTAGTTGTCGCTGGTCAGCCCGGCCGGGCTGACGCTGTTGGCGGCGCCCTCACGGGTGCTGGACAGCAGTCCGTACCGCGCGGAGCGCGCCCATGCCTGCAGTTCGCGCTGTCCCGGCACCTCGATGTCGGCGCGCCACAGCCGGGCCCAGGTAGCGGCGTGGGCGCGCAGCAGCCTGTCCCAGCCGCGCCGGGCGGCGCGCTGTGAGGCGGCGGTGGCGTCCCGGCGGGGCGACTGCGAGGTCAGCGCGGTGTCGACGCCCACGTACTTGGTGATTTCGTACGCGTGCCCCTTGCGGACGGGGAAGGTGAGGGACTGCCGCGCGCTCATGTCGCGGGCGTCATCGGCGCGTCGGGTTCCGGCCGTCCGTACGCCGTGCCCTGCCCGCAGAGTGGAGGCGACAGCGCCGTCGGTGTCCGTGCCGTCGGTACGGAAGGCCACATCCATGGTGCGGCCGTCCCGGCCGGCCCCACCGGTGCGATCACCACCGCCGGTCTGCCGGACGCGCCGGGCGCCGCGCCCGTCGAGCCGGTCGGTGACGGTTGCTTCACCGCTCCAGCGCGGCGTCATGCTCAGCCGCACGGCACCCACGTGGGGGTCGTTGCGGTCGGCCAGCACCTCATAGACCAGGTCGGTCTTCCGGCCGTCGACGGCGGTCCAGGTCAGGGAGGTCCGGACGATGCCGCAGTGCAGGAAGAGTGTCTGGCGATACTGGGATATTCGGCCCGCTTTCGTCAAAGAGTTGAACGTATCCCCGTGTTCTCCGCCCGTGCCGACGGTGAGCGCGGACCACGTCGGCAGGGCCGCTACGGCCTGCCGGTCTCCGGCGGTCTGCTGGTTGTGCGCGTAGAGCCCGGAGACGAACGAGCCGTCGTAGCTCGGGGTGAACAGCGGCCAGCCGGTCTTGGCGTCACTGCCGGTGTAGCCGGCGCCGTTGGGCGGTACGCGCTGTCCCAGGTAGCCGTTGCCCACATACGCGTGGTGGGTGTCGTCGGTGTTGATACGGGTGTTCTCGAGTGTCCAGCCGTCGCCCGTCCGGCAACTGCCGGTCGGGGAGGCGGTGGTGGGGGGACGCTCGGCGGTGGGGGGTGGTGGCGCCTGTACGGCGGCCGCGGGCGGCACCGAGGCGACGAGCACCCCGGCGATCAGCAGTGCGGACAGGCGGGCGGGGCGCGACCGCGCGTCGGGAGAGGGCGTCATTGGTCTCCGTCGTCTTGATCTCCTGCGAGAGTCCCGAGACCATAAATTTTGTGAACGATAAACGTCAACAGTCTTGGATATTCGTAAGGTTCTCGAAGGCTACGCGGAGCCCAAGGGCCGACATGACCCGCGCCTGCGGGCGAGGGCCGGACGCTGCTACCTTGCGGCCGTGGACCTCTTCTCACGCTCTTGGGCGGCGTTGCGCACAGCCGTGGCCGAACTCCCGGACGAGGACTTCGCGCGGCCGTCCGGCTGCACCGGCTGGCTCGTACGGGACTTGGTGTGTCATCTGGTCATCGACGCCCAGGACGTCCTGATCACCCTGGCCACCCCCGCCGATTCGGAACCGACCCGGGACGCGGTGACGTACTGGGACATCGTCGAGGCGCCGACCGGCGACGATCCGCTCGACGCGCTGATCGTCCGCCTGGCCGCCGCGTACGAAGAGCCGGGGCTGCTGAAGTTCCATCTCGACGACGTCGGTTCCGCCGCCGGCCGCGCCGCCGGGCTCGCGGACCCCGCGGCCCGGGTCGGCACCCGCGGCCAGGTGCTCACCGCGGGCGACTACCTCTCCGCGTACGTCCTGGAGTGGACGCTGCACCACCTCGACCTGATCGCGCACCTCCCGGACGCGGCGGAACCGCCCGCCGAGGGGCTCGCCCGGTCACGCGAAATGCTGGAGCGGATCGCCGGTACGGCGTTCCCTCCGTCGTTCTCCGACAAGGACGCGTTGCTGATCGGCACCGGACGGCGTGCCCCGTCCGGAGCGGAGAAGGCCGAACTGGGCGAGTCGGCCGCGGAACTCCCCTTCGTCCTCGGCTGATCGTCAGGCGAGAACGCCATCAGCCGGCATCGCGCCGGAAGGCCGCGCGGTAGTCCCTGGGGCGTTGCCCGGTGTGCCGGGCGAAGAGAGCGGCCCCGTCGCGCCTGCGTCAGCGCCGAGTTCCGTGCGTTCGCCGGCGGCGGTACCAGTCCCGTCACCACATGGCTGCGCGGGCTCGCGCGCCGGGTCCACGCCGAATGCGGCGGTCCGGGAGTCGGCGCGATCGGGCTGTGCTTCACCGGCAACTTCGCGCTCACGATGGCGATGGAACCGGCCGTCATCGCGCCCGTGGTCAACCACCCGTCCCTGCCGCTGGACGATCCCGCCGGACTCGGGATCAGCGACGAGGGCGCGCGCACGGTCCGGGACCGCGTCACACGCGACGGTCTGAAGGTCCTCGCCTACCGCTTCGACAACGACCGTTGGTGCACCGGCCGGCGCTTCGCCGCCTACCGGGCTCTCCTCGGCGACGCCTTCGACGGCCGCGTCCTTCCGGTCGGTTCCGCCAACACCGCACCACCTCCGTTCTTCCGCGAGGTGGTCGCAACCCCGCACAGCGTCGTCACCGCCCACCTCGTCGACGAGGAGGGACATCCCACCCGGAGGGCCAGGGACGAGATCCTGGGTTTTCTGGCCGAGCGCTTGAACCGGCCCGGAAACGCGGTGCCGGGAAAGTGATCGGTCGTCGCGGCGCGGCTACTTCCCGCACAGGGCGGTGTCGAGGAGAGCCTCGACACCGGTGAAGCCCTTCGCGGTGGGCGCCATGTTGGCGGTGACGACGATCGTGGCGGCGCGGCCGTCCTCGGTGACGCCGGGGTACGAGTGGTAGCCGGGGGTGTCACCGCCGTGCCCCCACGCCACCCCACCGCAGCTCAGGGGCGTGCGGATCAGCCCCAGTCCGTAGCCCTGGCCGGCTCCGGGACCGCCGGGGATCTTGACGGTGGTACGCATCTGGGCGAGCTGCGCGGGCGCCAGCAGCTTGCCGCCGAGCAGGGCGGAGAAGAAGCGGTTGAGGTCACCGGGGGTGGAGATCAGCTGTCCGGCGGACCACATCCAGGACGGGTCCGTCTTCGTGATGTCCTTCAGCGGTGCGCCGGGCTCGGCCGAGTGATATCCCTTGGGGTGGGCTTCGCGGATGTTCTCGTCGCCCACTGCGGGGAAGTAGGTGTGGCGCAGGCCGATGCGGTCGATGACCCGCTGGGTGATCTGTTCGGCGAGCGGACGGCCGGTGACCTTCTCGATGATCATCCCGGCCACGTGGTAGTTGGTGTTGCTGTACTCCCACTTGGTGCCGGGGGCGAAGCGCGCCTTGTGCGCCAGGGCGATGTCGAGCAGTTCGCGGGGCTGGTAGTACCGGTGACGGTCCTTGCCGAAGACCGACTCCAGGATGTAGTCGGTGTAGTTGGGCAGTCCGCTGGTGTGCTGAAGCAGCTGACGAACCTTGATGTCATGGCCGTCGATGCCTTCGCCGCGTATCAGGCCGGGCAGGTACCTCTCGACGGGGGCGTCGAGCCGGACCTTGCCCTCGCCGACCAGTTGCAGAATGACCGTGGCGGTGAACGTCTTGGTGTTGCTGCCCGCCCGCACCTGCCCGTCGACCGGCACCTTCGCCTTGGTCCTCACGTCCGCGACCCCGGCGGTGTAGTCACGGGTGCGTCCGTCGCGGTCGACGGTGGCCACCAGGGCGGCGGGGAACTTGTCGTCGGTCACCAGGCGCTCCATGCCCGTGCGTACGGCATCGCGCGGGCCCTGGGACTGCGCCGCGGACGAGGGCAGCGTGCCGGCCACCGCCAGGGCGGCCGCCATCACCGCCACCGCCGTGACCGCCCGCCGGGGCCTGGACAGGGATGTGGTGCGCGGACGCCGGGACTGCTGAGAACGGTCGGACATCAGTGAACTCTCCTGGATCGGCGTGCTGGACGCGTCGGAAGACCGAAGGCGTCCGGCTCGCGTATGCGGGATCCGCTACCGGGGGATCCCGGCCGGTCTCCAGACCATCACGCCGAGGAGCCGGACAGCGTCCGGGCAACGGATGATCCG
The window above is part of the Streptomyces syringium genome. Proteins encoded here:
- a CDS encoding maleylpyruvate isomerase N-terminal domain-containing protein, whose translation is MDLFSRSWAALRTAVAELPDEDFARPSGCTGWLVRDLVCHLVIDAQDVLITLATPADSEPTRDAVTYWDIVEAPTGDDPLDALIVRLAAAYEEPGLLKFHLDDVGSAAGRAAGLADPAARVGTRGQVLTAGDYLSAYVLEWTLHHLDLIAHLPDAAEPPAEGLARSREMLERIAGTAFPPSFSDKDALLIGTGRRAPSGAEKAELGESAAELPFVLG
- a CDS encoding serine hydrolase domain-containing protein, whose amino-acid sequence is MSDRSQQSRRPRTTSLSRPRRAVTAVAVMAAALAVAGTLPSSAAQSQGPRDAVRTGMERLVTDDKFPAALVATVDRDGRTRDYTAGVADVRTKAKVPVDGQVRAGSNTKTFTATVILQLVGEGKVRLDAPVERYLPGLIRGEGIDGHDIKVRQLLQHTSGLPNYTDYILESVFGKDRHRYYQPRELLDIALAHKARFAPGTKWEYSNTNYHVAGMIIEKVTGRPLAEQITQRVIDRIGLRHTYFPAVGDENIREAHPKGYHSAEPGAPLKDITKTDPSWMWSAGQLISTPGDLNRFFSALLGGKLLAPAQLAQMRTTVKIPGGPGAGQGYGLGLIRTPLSCGGVAWGHGGDTPGYHSYPGVTEDGRAATIVVTANMAPTAKGFTGVEALLDTALCGK